In Humulus lupulus chromosome 6, drHumLupu1.1, whole genome shotgun sequence, a single genomic region encodes these proteins:
- the LOC133783927 gene encoding uncharacterized protein LOC133783927 — protein MINNIIPKMGHGNFYKLRRGVEFFHGRRSSSSVWLQRKSPETMMIGRYGYSYQGLKLFSSTNNRDWTTFGTMFKDSKEKVQPVIAPKIPASSRHYYSFPNWARWFLGTLVTFLPFSYEKWVKLRALEGKAEMVVEEVENVAEMVEKVALVAEKVSSDVADGLPENGTLKKTAMFVERVSKKAAQEAHLTKQFIHKVDELKEDLEKMESLIEPHPLVKSKHGSKGQ, from the exons ATGATAAACAACATTATTCCAAAGATGGGTCATGGGAATTTTTACAAATTAAGAAGAGGTGTTGAATTCTTTCATGGGAGGAGATCTTCTAGTAGTGTTTGGCTGCAGAGAAAATCCCCAGAAACGATGATGATTGGTCGGTATGGGTATTCTTACCAAGGATTGAAGCTGTTCAGCTCTACTAATAATAGAGATTGGACAACATTTGGTACAAT GTTTAAGGATAGCAAGGAGAAGGTTCAGCCAGTAATAGCACCAAAAATCCCAGCTTCTTCCCGGCATTATTACTCATTCCCTAATTG GGCAAGATGGTTTTTGGGGACTTTGGTAACATTTCTTCCTTTTTCATACGAGAAATGGGTAAAACTAAGAGCCTTAGAag GAAAGGCAGAGATGGTTGTGGAAGAGGTTGAAAATGTGGCTGAGATGGTAGAAAAGGTGGCACTGGTGGCTGAGAAGGTGTCATCCGACGTGGCAGATGGGCTTCCAGAAAATGGTACACTCAAGAAAACTGCTATGTTTGTAGAAAGAGTTTCAAAAAAAGCTGCTCAAGAAGCTCATCTCACCAAACAATTCATTCACAAG GTGGATGAATTGAAGGAGGACTTGGAAAAGATGGAGAGTCTGATCGAGCCACATCCTCTTGTCAAATCTAAGCATGGATCTAAAGGGCAATAA